From a region of the Budorcas taxicolor isolate Tak-1 chromosome 9, Takin1.1, whole genome shotgun sequence genome:
- the MAS1 gene encoding proto-oncogene Mas, translating into MDEANGTSFVAEEPSNASTSGNTSVRDPRREIPIVHWVIMSISPLGFVENGILLWFLCFRMRRNPFTVYITHLSVADISLLFCIFILSVDYALDYELSSGYYYTIVTLSVTFLFGYNTGLYLLTAISVERCLSVLYPIWYRCHRPKHQSAFVCALLWALSCLVTTMEYVMCIDSEGQTHSRSDCRAVIIFIAILSFLVFTPLMVVSSTILVVKIRKNSWASHSSKLYLVITVTIIIFFIFAMPMRLLYLLYYEYWSTFKNLHHVSLLFSTINSSANPFIYFFVGSSRKKRFKESLKVVLTRAFKDEMQPRHPEDRTATTATETVV; encoded by the coding sequence ATGGATGAAGCAAATGGGACATCATTTGTTGCTGAGGAGCCCTCCAACGCCTCAACCAGCGGGAACACCTCCGTCAGGGACCCACGCCGGGAAATTCCCATCGTGCACTGGGTGATCATGAGCATCTCCCCGCTGGGCTTTGTTGAGAACGGAATcctcctctggttcctctgcttccgGATGAGAAGGAACCCCTTCACTGTCTACATCACCCACTTGTCCGTCGCGGACATCTCGTTGCTCTTTTGCATCTTTATTCTGTCTGTTGACTACGCCTTAGATTACGAGCTCTCTTCTGGCTATTACTACACAATTGTCACATTATCGGTGACATTTCTCTTTGGCTACAACACCGGCCTGTACCTGCTGACAGCCATCAGCGTGGAGAGGTGCCTGTCTGTCCTGTACCCCATCTGGTACCGGTGCCACCGCCCCAAGCACCAGTCGGCGTTCGTCTGCGCCCTCCTGTGGGCACTCTCCTGCTTGGTAACCACCATGGAATACGTCATGTGCATTGACAGTGAGGGACAGACCCACTCCCGAAGTGACTGCAGGGCCGTGATCATCTTCATAGCCATTCTGAGCTTCCTGGTCTTTACTCCCCTCATGGTGGTGTCCAGCACCATCTTGGTGGTGAAGATCCGGAAGAACTCGTGGGCGTCCCACTCCTCGAAGCTGTACCTGGTCATCACGGTCACCATCATCATATTCTTCATCTTCGCCatgcccatgaggctcctctacCTGCTCTATTACGAGTACTGGTCGACATTCAAGAACTTGCACCacgtttctcttctcttctctaccatCAATAGCAGCGCCAAcccttttatttacttctttgtgggcagcagcaggaagaagcGGTTCAAGGAGTCCTTGAAAGTGGTTCTGACCAGGGCTTTCAAAGATGAGATGCAGCCCAGACATCCAGAAGACCGCACAGCCACCACAGCAACCGAGACTGTGGTCTGA